A genomic segment from Nicotiana tabacum cultivar K326 chromosome 7, ASM71507v2, whole genome shotgun sequence encodes:
- the LOC107787376 gene encoding ras-related protein RABD2a, with translation MNPEYDYLFKLLLIGDSGVGKSCLLLRFADDTYQESYISTIGVDFKIRTVEQDGKTIKLQIWDTAGQERFRTITSSYYRGAHGIIIVYDVTDQESFNNVKQWLNEIDRYATPNVNKILVGNKSDLAANRVVSYETAKAFADEIGIPFLETSAKDASNVEQAFMAMTSAIKNSMASQPATSTAKPPTVNIRGQPVAQNSGCCSS, from the exons ATGAATCCAGAATA TGACTACCTGTTCAAGCTTCTGCTTAtcggtgattctggtgttgggaagTCATGTCTCCTTTTAAGATTTGCt GATGACACATATCAGGAGAGCTACATAAGCACAATTGGAGTTGATTTT AAAATCCGGACAGTGGAGCAAGATGGGAAGACCATTAAGCTTCAGATT TGGGATACTGCTGGACAAGAGCGTTTTAGGACTATCACTAGCAGCTACTATCGTGGAGCCCATGGCATAATA ATTGTCTATGATGTGACGGATCAGGAGAGCTTCAATAATGTGAAGCAGTGGCTGAATGAAATTGATCGTTATGCTACCCCAAATGTTAACAAGATTCTTGTCGGGAACAAGTCTGACCTTGCAGCTAATAGAGTTGTGTCGTATGAAACGGCTAAG GCCTTTGCTGATGAAATTGGGATTCCATTCTTGGAGACCAGTGCGAAAGATGCTAGTAACGTAGAACAGGCTTTCATGGCTATGACTTCTGCTATCAAGAATAG TATGGCAAGCCAACCAGCCACAAGTACTGCCAAGCCTCCAACTGTAAATATTCGTGGACAGCCTGTTGCTCAGAATAGTGGCTGCTGCTCATCTTGA
- the LOC107787377 gene encoding RGG repeats nuclear RNA binding protein A-like produces the protein MADLNPFDLLGDDDNDDPSKLIAIQQQKVDTAKKPSAPAAAAKKQPAKLPTKPPPTAQAVREAKTEVGRGGGRGGGRGYSRGRGGGGFNREASNNENFSRNREFSGGIAAPEDVEGGRPYERRGGYGGPHAFGGGRRGGFSNEEFPEGDRPRRIFERRSGTGRGGEIKREGAGRGNWGTQADEVTQITDEVANEGEKNLNVEKPSADGEAGDDKKENPAAEAEDKEPENKEMTLEEYEKVLEEKRQALQALKTEERKVDIKEFESMQQLSKKSSDDIFIKLGPKDKRRESAEKEEKAKKAVSINEFLKPAEGERYYAPGGRGRGGRGRGSRGYGGGYGGANTTSNVEAPLIEDPGHFPTLGGK, from the exons ATGGCGGATTTGAACCCATTTGATTTGCTGGGTGATGATGACAACGATGACCCATCTAAGCTGATTGCCATTCAGCAGCAAAAAGTTGATACCGCTAAGAAACCCTCTGCTCCGGCGGCGGCGGCTAAGAAGCAGCCGGCTAAGCTCCCCACTAAGCCTCCTCCCACGGCTCAGGCTG TCAGGGAGGCAAAAACAGAGGTTGGACGTGGAGGAGGTAGAGGTGGTGGACGTGGTTACAGTCGTGGTCGTGGTGGAGGCGGGTTTAATAGGGAAGCATCCAACAATGAGAATTTTTCTCGAAACAGAGAATTTTCTGGTGGTATAGCTGCACCTGAAGATGTGGAAGGAGGAAGACCCTATGAAAGACGTGGCGGTTACGGTGGACCCCATGCTTTTGGTGGTGGTCGACGAGGCGGTTTTAGTAATGAAGAATTTCCTGAGGGAGACCGGCCTCGTAGGATATTTGAGCGCCGTAGTGGTACTGGCCGCGG AGGTGAGATAAAGCGTGAAGGAGCTGGCCGAGGAAATTGGGGAACTCAAGCAGATGAAGTTACTCA GATTACTGATGAAGTTGCTAATGAAGGCGAGAAAAATCTGAATGTGGAGAAACCCTCCGCAGATGGAGAAGCAGGAGACGACAAGAAGGAAAATCCAGCTGCTGAAGCTGAGGACAAGGAACCTGAAAATAAG GAGATGACCCTTGAAGAGTACGAGAAGGTGCTAGAAGAAAAGCGGCAGGCTTTGCAGGCACTTAAAACTGAGGAAAGGAAGGTCGACATCAAAGAATTTGAATCCATGCAACAGCTTTCAAAGAAATCCAGTGATGACATCTTCATCAAATTG GGCCCCAAGGATAAGAGAAGAGAGTCTGCTGAGAAGGAAGAGAAGGCAAAGAAG GCAGTCAGCATTAATGAGTTTCTGAAGCCTGCTGAGGGTGAGAGGTATTATGCACCTGGTGGTCGAGGTCGAGGAGGTCGTGGCCGTGGTTCTAGAGGTTATGGTGGAGGTTACGGTGGAGCCAACACTACCAGCAACGTGGAAGCCCCTCTCATTGAAGATCCGGGTCACTTCCCTACATTGGGTGGCAAGTGA